One Gemmatimonadota bacterium DNA window includes the following coding sequences:
- a CDS encoding type I restriction-modification system subunit M, translating to MTNQTMQQRVNQTAWAACDTFRGVVDAGQYKDYILVTLFLKYISDLWNDHVESYRQRYGDDEVRIRRRLERERFVLPDGASFYDLYERRGEANIGELINIALEKIEDANRSKLEGVFRNIDFNSEANLGQVKDRNRRLVNLLEDFANPALDLRPSKVSEDVIGECYLYLISRFASDAGKKAGEFYTPAAISRLLAGLAAPKPGNTICDPACGSGSLLIRAANEVDSGNYALFGQEVNGATWALARMNMFLHEKDAARIEWCDTLNSPALVEGDHLMKFDVVVANPPFSLDKWGAENAPNDPFARYWRGVPPKSKADFGFITHMIEIAKRGSGRVTVIVPHGVLFRGGAEGRIRRALIEGNLLDAVVSLPANLFTTTGIPVAILVFDRSREEGGKNKDRKDVLFIDASKEFIPGKTQNVMDEGHLERVLETFRTRTETEKYAHVASPEEIVENDFNLNIPRYVDTFEPEEEIDVAAVQKEIDQIEAELVEVRKRMKQYLKELGVEV from the coding sequence ATGACAAACCAGACCATGCAGCAGCGGGTCAACCAGACCGCCTGGGCCGCCTGTGACACCTTTCGGGGCGTCGTCGATGCCGGTCAATACAAGGACTACATCCTCGTGACGCTGTTCCTCAAGTACATCTCGGACCTGTGGAACGACCATGTGGAAAGCTACCGCCAGCGATACGGGGACGACGAGGTTAGGATCCGTCGCAGACTGGAACGCGAGCGTTTCGTCCTGCCCGACGGCGCAAGTTTCTACGATTTGTATGAACGGCGCGGAGAAGCGAATATCGGCGAGTTGATTAACATCGCCCTGGAGAAGATCGAGGACGCGAATCGTTCGAAGCTCGAAGGCGTTTTCCGCAACATCGACTTCAACTCGGAAGCCAACCTCGGTCAGGTGAAGGACCGTAATCGGCGCCTCGTCAACCTCCTCGAGGATTTCGCCAATCCGGCTCTCGATCTGCGCCCGTCGAAGGTGTCCGAAGACGTAATAGGGGAGTGTTACCTCTACCTCATATCGCGCTTCGCTTCAGACGCCGGCAAGAAGGCCGGCGAATTCTACACGCCGGCCGCTATATCCCGGCTGCTCGCCGGTCTTGCTGCCCCGAAACCCGGCAACACGATATGCGACCCGGCCTGCGGTTCTGGTTCGCTGCTGATCCGCGCAGCCAACGAAGTCGATTCGGGCAACTACGCCCTCTTCGGTCAGGAAGTCAACGGGGCGACCTGGGCCCTGGCACGGATGAACATGTTCCTGCACGAGAAGGACGCCGCGCGCATCGAATGGTGCGACACGCTCAACAGCCCGGCCCTCGTCGAGGGAGATCACCTGATGAAGTTCGACGTAGTGGTGGCCAATCCCCCCTTCTCGCTGGACAAATGGGGTGCGGAGAATGCGCCGAACGATCCCTTCGCCCGGTACTGGCGCGGCGTGCCGCCCAAGTCGAAGGCTGACTTCGGCTTCATCACGCACATGATCGAGATCGCCAAGCGGGGCAGCGGCCGTGTCACAGTGATCGTTCCGCACGGCGTGCTGTTCCGGGGCGGCGCCGAAGGCCGGATCCGCCGGGCGCTGATCGAAGGAAACCTGCTCGACGCCGTGGTCAGCCTGCCCGCGAACCTCTTCACCACGACGGGCATTCCCGTGGCCATCCTGGTCTTCGACCGGTCGCGTGAGGAGGGCGGAAAAAACAAAGACCGGAAGGACGTGCTGTTCATAGACGCCAGCAAGGAATTCATCCCGGGCAAGACGCAGAACGTCATGGATGAAGGACATCTCGAAAGGGTCTTGGAGACGTTCCGGACGCGGACCGAAACCGAGAAATATGCCCACGTGGCCAGTCCGGAGGAAATTGTCGAAAACGATTTTAATCTCAATATCCCCCGCTACGTCGATACCTTCGAGCCGGAGGAAGAGATCGACGTAGCCGCTGTCCAGAAGGAGATCGACCAGATCGAAGCCGAACTGGTCGAAGTGCGCAAGCGGATGAAGCAATATCTCAAGGAGCTTGGTGTTGAGGTCTGA
- a CDS encoding restriction endonuclease subunit S, producing MKYHLLHKRVGDICSVHSGYTARGRLQPATHSGSLAIQLGDFPQNGKIAPARLTRVEFKGQTDRFLVGQGDVLFRSRGDRNIAVALDGRFTERAVAVLPLYVLRPITDLIQPEYLAWIINLTPSQRYFDRVALKTTIRMVSRSSVESLEIKIPSLELQRKITTLDGLAEREHALTVLAADRRRDLNRLLLKGCIGDQIADNESGLIEER from the coding sequence ATGAAATATCATTTATTACATAAGCGCGTTGGCGATATTTGTTCCGTCCATAGCGGGTACACAGCCCGTGGCCGCCTTCAACCTGCAACACATAGCGGTTCGCTGGCAATACAACTGGGCGACTTTCCGCAAAACGGCAAGATAGCGCCCGCAAGATTGACCCGTGTCGAATTCAAAGGTCAAACGGACAGATTCTTAGTCGGTCAAGGCGACGTGCTGTTTCGATCCAGGGGTGATAGGAATATAGCTGTAGCGCTCGATGGACGATTCACCGAAAGGGCCGTGGCCGTGTTACCGCTTTACGTCTTGCGCCCTATAACAGACCTCATCCAACCCGAATACCTTGCATGGATCATCAACCTAACCCCATCCCAGCGATACTTCGATCGTGTCGCTTTGAAGACGACCATACGCATGGTGTCGCGGTCCAGCGTCGAGAGTCTGGAAATCAAAATCCCTTCGCTTGAATTGCAACGCAAGATTACGACCCTGGACGGTCTGGCAGAACGCGAACACGCGTTGACCGTACTCGCTGCGGACAGGCGAAGAGACTTAAACCGATTGCTTCTCAAAGGATGTATTGGAGATCAGATAGCAGATAACGAATCAGGCTTGATTGAGGAAAGGTAG
- a CDS encoding phytanoyl-CoA dioxygenase family protein: MTEVDGGKKPMRPTPAEPGLNQVPLLTTSQIARFKRDGFLVLPAVLDLELCRQAREALWDAVETHHPAMKRGDPTTWAPFNDEVSGQLNAKRPEIGGDPYFFTEGHRFYVRNGAEPFMLDLAPRALWQVAEQLLGKGTVVWPAGVDDSGMTTGPCFMSDDMVGGLATHGIEETGRWPEKGSFTTEEALLLPRTGPVWSTGQGTRGLYCTLPGSPSPGPDYRGAHTDGACYGRVRFQVTAYVDDLPPDSGGFTVWPGSHSRIWRAQWQAFLEGAKHMDEHLAGRKPGYNDPVIQRIKRDTRPVDCHGPAGTAVLWHTKILHIAGQNTSADLIRQATIYGFLKTPESLPDPLMTDPTNIDIWRDWSDEVRGVDSY; the protein is encoded by the coding sequence ATGACGGAAGTAGATGGAGGTAAAAAACCAATGCGACCAACGCCAGCCGAACCGGGCTTAAATCAAGTCCCGCTCCTGACCACGAGCCAGATCGCCCGCTTCAAGCGCGACGGTTTCCTCGTGCTGCCCGCCGTGCTCGACCTTGAACTATGCCGCCAGGCCAGGGAAGCACTGTGGGACGCAGTGGAGACACACCACCCCGCTATGAAACGCGGCGATCCCACCACCTGGGCGCCTTTCAACGACGAAGTAAGCGGTCAACTTAATGCGAAGCGGCCCGAGATCGGCGGCGACCCCTATTTCTTCACCGAAGGCCACCGCTTCTATGTCCGCAACGGCGCTGAGCCCTTCATGCTCGACCTGGCCCCCCGGGCTCTTTGGCAGGTGGCCGAGCAATTGCTGGGAAAGGGCACAGTGGTCTGGCCCGCCGGAGTGGATGACTCCGGCATGACGACGGGGCCGTGCTTCATGTCCGACGACATGGTGGGCGGGCTGGCCACCCACGGGATCGAAGAGACCGGGCGATGGCCCGAGAAGGGATCCTTCACCACGGAAGAAGCGCTGCTTCTGCCCAGGACGGGTCCGGTGTGGTCCACCGGGCAAGGGACGCGTGGCCTGTACTGCACCCTGCCGGGCAGCCCGTCTCCTGGTCCGGACTACCGCGGCGCCCATACGGACGGCGCCTGCTACGGACGCGTCCGGTTTCAGGTGACCGCCTATGTCGACGACCTGCCGCCCGACTCCGGCGGCTTCACGGTTTGGCCGGGAAGCCACAGCCGGATCTGGCGCGCGCAGTGGCAGGCCTTTCTCGAAGGCGCAAAGCATATGGACGAACACCTGGCGGGACGCAAACCCGGCTACAACGATCCCGTCATCCAGCGCATCAAGCGGGATACCCGGCCCGTCGATTGTCACGGTCCAGCCGGCACGGCGGTCCTGTGGCACACCAAGATCCTGCACATCGCCGGGCAGAATACGTCGGCCGACCTCATCCGCCAGGCGACCATCTACGGCTTCCTCAAAACGCCGGAATCCCTCCCGGATCCGCTCATGACGGACCCCACGAATATTGACATCTGGCGGGACTGGTCCGATGAGGTGCGTGGCGTTGACAGCTACTAG
- a CDS encoding creatininase family protein codes for MSRKRVFIGDLTRKEFREGIDGGIIQAAIVPTAATEQHLEHLEMIHDTASVAYMAENAALKLYPHVVVASPIAIGVSEHWMEHRGTLTVRAEIFTEYVYDVCDALKRGGITNILILNGHGGNVVPMMNRIDAFRERLGVNVRFNSYWDTYPAEVVYRYMEQDRLPGHADEYETSMAMALFPHRVHEDDMEMESSAKYGTKEKGEALAPVAVDGVADLLRKMIAGEDIDLEPRTFRPDGAMSMLRDHTIEERANDKG; via the coding sequence ATGTCGAGAAAGCGTGTTTTTATCGGAGACCTGACGCGCAAGGAGTTCAGGGAAGGGATTGATGGCGGCATCATCCAGGCGGCCATCGTGCCCACGGCGGCGACGGAGCAGCACCTCGAACACCTGGAGATGATCCACGACACGGCCAGCGTCGCCTACATGGCCGAGAACGCGGCGTTGAAGCTTTATCCTCACGTCGTGGTCGCTTCGCCCATCGCCATAGGGGTATCGGAGCACTGGATGGAGCACAGGGGCACATTGACCGTGCGCGCGGAGATATTCACCGAATACGTCTACGACGTGTGCGACGCCCTCAAGCGGGGCGGCATCACCAATATCCTCATCCTGAACGGACACGGCGGCAATGTAGTCCCCATGATGAACCGGATCGACGCGTTCAGGGAACGGCTCGGTGTCAACGTGCGTTTCAATTCATACTGGGACACCTACCCGGCCGAAGTCGTCTACCGGTATATGGAACAGGATCGGCTGCCGGGCCATGCCGACGAATACGAGACCTCTATGGCCATGGCCCTGTTCCCCCACCGTGTGCATGAAGACGACATGGAAATGGAGAGTTCCGCGAAATACGGGACCAAGGAGAAGGGCGAGGCTCTGGCGCCCGTGGCGGTGGACGGCGTAGCCGACCTGCTCCGGAAAATGATCGCGGGAGAGGACATCGACCTGGAGCCCCGCACGTTCCGGCCGGACGGCGCCATGTCCATGCTGCGGGATCATACAATCGAGGAGAGGGCAAATGACAAGGGATAG
- a CDS encoding PLP-dependent transferase translates to MVRAIDDGCRRLGSVRVGEDRAMNEEQGFITRSIHAGEAENTSATPIYQAATVDGAYLRGSNPTFTAFEEKMCALEGGGRSIATACGMASVTQSVMTLIRAGSRIVSHQTTYAWTRRFMSEELPRLGFDVEIIDMRVPSQLDAALEKPADVVYFEPLANPTLDIIDTPTVIRKAHAAGAKVVIDNTFLSPHLFRPMDHGADVVLHSATKYLCGHGDALAGIITTRDPDLGEEIVRTRNTYGGILSPLNAFLLLRGIKTLSIRMDRHVENAGAVAAFLESHPRIRRTWYPGLPSTPGHEVARSQWTGYGGMVSFEISEGTVDRFLDRVRLCRPWVSLGDVGSLVTGDREGQRVRMSVGLEDTDDIIRDLEQALES, encoded by the coding sequence ATGGTCCGGGCCATCGACGACGGCTGTAGGCGGCTGGGATCGGTCCGGGTAGGAGAGGACAGAGCAATGAACGAAGAGCAGGGATTCATCACACGCTCCATCCACGCGGGCGAGGCGGAGAACACGTCGGCGACGCCGATCTATCAGGCGGCCACAGTGGACGGTGCCTACCTACGGGGAAGCAATCCCACGTTCACGGCTTTCGAGGAGAAGATGTGCGCGCTCGAAGGCGGTGGCCGCAGTATCGCGACCGCCTGCGGCATGGCGTCGGTCACTCAGTCCGTGATGACGCTCATCAGAGCGGGTTCCAGGATCGTCAGCCACCAGACGACCTATGCCTGGACCCGGCGCTTCATGTCCGAAGAGTTGCCACGACTCGGGTTCGATGTCGAGATCATCGACATGCGCGTTCCGAGTCAGCTCGACGCAGCTCTCGAGAAACCCGCCGATGTCGTCTACTTCGAGCCGCTTGCCAATCCCACCCTGGACATCATCGACACGCCCACCGTAATCCGCAAGGCCCACGCGGCCGGCGCGAAGGTCGTGATCGACAACACGTTCCTTTCTCCCCATCTGTTCCGGCCGATGGACCACGGAGCCGACGTCGTGCTGCACAGCGCCACAAAATATCTCTGCGGTCACGGGGACGCCCTGGCCGGGATCATCACGACCCGTGACCCCGATCTCGGCGAAGAGATCGTGCGCACGCGGAACACCTACGGCGGCATCCTCAGCCCGCTAAACGCCTTCCTCCTGCTCAGGGGGATCAAGACGCTGTCCATCCGCATGGACCGGCACGTCGAGAACGCCGGGGCCGTGGCGGCCTTCCTGGAATCCCATCCTCGGATAAGACGGACCTGGTATCCCGGACTTCCCTCCACGCCCGGGCACGAGGTCGCGCGGTCGCAATGGACAGGCTACGGAGGGATGGTAAGCTTCGAGATTTCCGAGGGAACCGTCGATCGGTTCCTCGATCGAGTACGCCTGTGCCGGCCCTGGGTGAGCCTGGGGGACGTGGGCTCGCTGGTCACCGGAGACCGCGAGGGCCAGCGCGTCCGGATGTCCGTCGGCCTTGAAGATACCGATGACATCATCCGGGATCTCGAGCAGGCACTGGAGAGTTAG